Proteins from a genomic interval of Macadamia integrifolia cultivar HAES 741 unplaced genomic scaffold, SCU_Mint_v3 scaffold1675, whole genome shotgun sequence:
- the LOC122064512 gene encoding uncharacterized protein LOC122064512: protein MSTYLSVSLLKKVLEEVETIRSSRSMVPNFEPPQIEANGAVSNCTKCLHCRGSSKLYTRRWLPENTEPEVLIFLCHGYAMECNISMKGRGIQLAICGVWD, encoded by the exons ATGTCTACT TATCTCTCTGTATCACTGCTTAAGAAAGTTCTTGAGGAAGTTGAAACCATCAGGAGTTCAAGATCAATGGTTCCCAATTTTGAGCCGCCTCAAATTGAAGCTAATGGTGCAGTTAGCAATTGCACAAAATGTCTTCACTGTAGGGGTTCCTCCAag CTTTACACACGCAGATGGCTCCCTGAAAATACAGAACCAGAAGTCTTAATCTTTCTCTGCCATG GTTATGCCATGGAGTGCAACATCTCTATGAAAG GAAGGGGAATTCAGCTTGCAATTTGCGGTGTATGGGATTGA